The Canis lupus baileyi chromosome 11, mCanLup2.hap1, whole genome shotgun sequence genome includes a window with the following:
- the ASCL4 gene encoding achaete-scute homolog 4: METRRASGLLPWPRRLGPVPLDLPGTLPRLPPADPLGVPLRLHAACWARARAPGGRGPGLALPLPLPLPLACALEPAFLRRRNERERQRVRGVNEGYARLRDHLPRELAERRLSKVETLRAAIRYIRHLQELLERQARAQDGPAAARTPRPADCNSDGESKASSAPSPCSEPEEAGS; the protein is encoded by the coding sequence ATGGAGACGCGCAGAGCGTCCGGCCTGCTGCCCTGGCCGCGCCGCCTCGGCCCGGTGCCCCTGGACCTGCCGGGGACCCTGCCCCGCCTCCCTCCCGCGGACCCCCTCGGGGTGCCCCTGCGGCTGCACGCCGCGTGctgggcgcgggcgcgggcgccggggggccgcgggccgggcctggcgctgccgctgccgctgccgctgccgctggcCTGCGCCCTGGAGCCCGCCTTCCTCCGCAGGCGCAACGAGCGCGAGCGGCAGCGGGTGCGCGGCGTGAACGAGGGCTACGCGCGCCTGCGGGACCACCTGCCCCGCGAGCTGGCCGAGCGGCGGCTCAGCAAGGTGGAGACGCTGCGCGCCGCCATCCGCTACATCAGGCACCTCCAGGAGCTGCTGGAGCGCCAGGCCCGGGCGCAGgacggccccgccgccgcccgcaccCCGCGCCCGGCCGACTGCAACAGCGACGGCGAGTCCAAGGCCTCGTCGGCGCCTTCGCCCTGCAGCGAGCCCGAGGAGGCGGGCAGCTAG